The following coding sequences lie in one Arachis hypogaea cultivar Tifrunner chromosome 4, arahy.Tifrunner.gnm2.J5K5, whole genome shotgun sequence genomic window:
- the LOC112794971 gene encoding uncharacterized protein — MFQFCEYGLSNSKMDLPNCDNQLDVAVRKTSLRDLQSDDKMKKLTFVSCSLLKDKDVGPDSNNVFGSKRLLPHFSVNHLIQQSIGNNAANGHLLYAHRKSEAELGKSIACENPSINAYCRYLSQLCCEQETAQIKPLIKVPKVSCFPTFAPFPMTSSMSSSRKPSVPISLGKSPLRLSPVESNYMIASSGSASGNPKGLKSVHWEEQYQQLQMFLRKLDHSDQEEYILILRSLSSVELSRHEIELEKRSIQLSLEEENLWLRWLRRKSQSLNDTWSERGRRPHPLTVLTHGEVANGVTGSILSWELSYGRWGEGHIRCPLLEVDSLREASEKVSVFGGGSLTRQQYQNQHIRWRLGEKSKNRRLCSIIASPLSPSLSPCLSLSRLETLNPGIRCWLPASSSGPRLSSYLLLVF; from the exons ATGTTCCAATTTTGTGAGTATGGTCTGAGCAATTCTAAAATGGACTTGCCTAATTGTGATAACCAGCTGGATGTTGCCGTAAGGAAGACATCTCTGAGAGATCTACAGAGTGATGATAAAATGAAAAAGCTGACCTTTGTAAGCTGTTCATTGTTGAAGGATAAAGATGTTGGTCCTGATTCTAATAATGTTTTTGGCTCCAAGAGACTCTTGCCTCATTTCTCAGTGAATCACCTTATTCAACAATCTATTGGAAATAATGCTGCAAATGGACATCTTTTGTATGCTCACAGAAAATCAGAGGCAGAATTGGGCAAGAGCATTGCTTGCGAAAATCCAAGTATTAATGCTTATTGTCGGTATTTGAGCCAGCTTTGTTGTGAACAGGAGACTGCTCAAATAAAGCCTCTGATAAAGGTGCCAAAGGTTTCATGTTTTCCAACATTTGCACCTTTTCCAATGACTTCCTCAATGAGCTCATCCAGAAAGCCTTCTGTTCCTATTTCTCTTGGGAAATCTCCCCTGAGGCTATCACCGGTTGAGTCGAATTATATGATAGCTTCTTCTGGCTCTGCCAGTGGTAATCCAAAGGGATTGAAAAGTGTGCATTGGGAGGAGCAATACCAACAATTGCAGATGTTTTTAAGGAAACTAGACCATTCTGACCAAGAGGAATATATCCTAA TTCTTCGATCACTTTCCTCTGTGGAACTTAGTAGACATGAGATAGAGCTAGAGAAGAGATCAATTCAGCTATCACTAGAGGAAG AGAATCTGTGGCTAAGGTGGCTAAGGAGAAAGAGCCAATCTTTGAACGACACCTGGTCTGAAAGAGGTAGAAGACCACATCCGTTGACTGTGTTGACACACGGTGAAGTCGCTAATGGAGTCACG GGTTCTATCTTGAGTTGGGAGCTCAGTTACGGGAGGTGGGGTGAAGGCCATATTCGATGCCCGCTTCTGGAAGTCGATTCATTGAGGGAGGCTTCAGAGAAGGTTAGCGTCTTTGGTGGTGGCAGCCTCACCCGGCAGCAATATCAGAATCAGCATATTCGCTGGCGACTTGGAGAGAAGAGCAAAAATCGTAGGCTTTGCTCCATTATCGCCTCTCCTCTGTCTCCTTCCCTTTCCCCGTGTCTATCTCTTTCAAGGCTGGAAACCCTGAATCCTGGCATTCGGTGCTGGCTCCCTGCCTCCTCCAGTGGCCCTCGTCTCTCTTCCTATTTGCTGCTAGTGTTCTGA